The genome window TCCGGCGATGGGGGATGCCAGCTGCCGGGCTGGCTTCCTCTGGAGTTATGATGAAGACCAAACCCTGCTTTTGTTGAATCAGCGCCCTGATTCTGGATTACAGATGGAAAACCAGATTCCAAGAACTTCCTACCTGCAGCAGAACCACCTTGGTGTTGTGGCTTTTCCAAAGCAGGCTTGATGCGGCGGGTGTGGGCGTATCCTCTTGCTTCAGACATCACATCACCGTTGTACACCCTGGGACTCCATAGTGGATAAGACATGTGTGTGTCGGCTTgtcctgctgagctgctggcaGGAGACCGTCCCCTCACGATGGtgtctgtcttcttgtctgtgGGTTTTAAAActttttgcagcatgtttgctCTGTCAGGATTAAAGCTCTTGGGGAAAGCGTGAGCGGGCTGATACTCACCTACATGAGGCTTTCTGTTTGGTGCAAAGCCCACTGAGGCTTTGTGCACCTGAACAGGTGAAACACCTCCCGTCAGCGTCATTCTTGTACGATAGAAGCTGGGTGGAACCTGAACTGCACCTGTGGAGAATGCAGAATTAGAGTTTCTTTGATGGATTTTCTTGTCTTCAGGGAAAGGGAAGGCTTTGTTTCCAGAGAGGTTGTACACCACAGAGCTTCGTCGTCGTGCGACTGAGCCGAAACCAGGTTTTAAAGGGTTGActggaacatttttattttgtgtacTGGGACTAACAGGATAACGGCTTTGAACATGTGATGGTTTAGAGTCGGTGGTCTGATCTTCTCGAGCCGGGTTAATTCTGCCACTCGTCTTGTAACCAGCTGCAGGGACTCTGAAAATTGGTGGTTCACTCCATCTTTTATAATCCCTGTTGTCACTGAGGACTCCAGCTGGGACCTGTCCTGCCTGGACTCGTAGGACATAATCTATTGAGACAAAACACATTGACAGATACTGTACAGGATTTTCtaaacaacaagcaaacaatgAAGTGCATAAACTTTTGCACTTTTCAATACCTTTCTGCACATTCTCGCAATTTACGCCACGGTCCAGCagccaaagacaaaacacaaacagcctgcagaggaaagatCACAGGTTTCCAAAGTATGTTTAGACGACCATTCGAATCAAGTGACACCTGCAGCCTGTTGACCAGGACAGTTTACCTAAAATAATCCATGGGATGCATTGTTAGGCTTTTTTCCGCAGCACCATACCCAAAACCACACACCCAGTGAACCAGGCTACAGCCGTCCTGTGGGAACAGACCAGTATTTAAAAACTCTCAGCAATGACGAGCAGATGGACTCGGCTGCTCCTCATTTTAGACTAATTGCTTCATGGCCAAGATGGCAGCAcccagagctgcaggaggaagaggacgctgtgtgtttttccccaaaTAATGTGAGCTTGAGCTCAACTCTCCTGCTCAGCGTCTCCTCTTGGGAGTTAGattatgtttgtttctgtgttttgatgaaAAGCTGAAGGAAGCTGCCGACACGTCAGGacaaatgtttttatatttagcATCTGACAATAAAACTAGACTTCACTTCTAAAGTACAGGgctttatttgcatgtgtgtacctGAGCTCATCATCCTTTAAGGGAACAAATGAAATCTCTGACTTCTGGCAGAATCTGCATGAACATCTTTGTCTgtcaggcctttttcacagcattttgCTGTGTCATAAAAATAAGTAAGGCGTTACCTAATATCATCGACAGCTCT of Chaetodon auriga isolate fChaAug3 chromosome 1, fChaAug3.hap1, whole genome shotgun sequence contains these proteins:
- the LOC143318333 gene encoding uncharacterized protein LOC143318333, whose translation is MHPMDYFRLFVFCLWLLDRGVNCENVQKDYVLRVQAGQVPAGVLSDNRDYKRWSEPPIFRVPAAGYKTSGRINPAREDQTTDSKPSHVQSRYPVSPSTQNKNVPVNPLKPGFGSVARRRSSVVYNLSGNKAFPFPEDKKIHQRNSNSAFSTGAVQVPPSFYRTRMTLTGGVSPVQVHKASVGFAPNRKPHVGEYQPAHAFPKSFNPDRANMLQKVLKPTDKKTDTIVRGRSPASSSAGQADTHMSYPLWSPRVYNGDVMSEARGYAHTRRIKPALEKPQHQGGSAAGRKFLESGFPSVIQNQGADSTKAGFGLHHNSRGSQPGSWHPPSPDRAHVPVQGKFKPFDRLPAHDGLPDHNRSDHETAPTQTSAGTTPPPSLNSTGITSSAAPSGTGELSTELASPVQTEGRDVELEPQPSDREGQSETSAVGPFLEQNKPVTASPPTLEPAEEDGNSEKVFQVLEEDQAEV